The proteins below are encoded in one region of Lactuca sativa cultivar Salinas chromosome 3, Lsat_Salinas_v11, whole genome shotgun sequence:
- the LOC111897574 gene encoding uncharacterized protein LOC111897574 produces MNSSILPFTKSIATSPHIFTSHHNHHHLRPSTLLLTRSSSSGSDNTTVDDGAANSSPPPSDKDTVQIKFKRGARRKTRRNQENGFDDNAKMMAKKEVVKKDWESMTLTEKALELYVGEKGLLFWINKFAYASIYIIIGAWILFRFVGPALNLYQLDAPPLSPTDVLKGSSPK; encoded by the coding sequence ATGAACTCTTCCATCCTTCCATTCACCAAATCCATCGCCACTTCCCCTCATATATTCACTTCCCACCATAACCACCATCACCTCCGTCCATCCACGCTCCTCCTCACCAGAAGCAGCAGCAGCGGCAGCGACAACACCACCGTAGATGACGGCGCTGCAAACTCATCGCCACCACCTTCGGATAAAGATACAGTTCAGATAAAGTTCAAAAGAGGGGCGAGGAGAAAAACGCGAAGAAATCAAGAAAACGGCTTCGATGACAATGCGAAGATGATGGCGAAGAAAGAAGTGGTGAAGAAAGATTGGGAATCGATGACACTTACAGAAAAAGCATTGGAGTTGTATGTAGGAGAAAAGGGTCTATTGTTTTGGATCAACAAATTTGCTTATGCATCGATTTACATCATAATTGGAGCTTGGATATTGTTTAGGTTCGTTGGTCCTGCTCTGAATCTTTATCAGCTGGATGCTCCTCCATTATCTCCGACTGATGTGCTCAAGGGCTCCTCCCCCAAATGA
- the LOC111897581 gene encoding RNA demethylase ALKBH9B, whose amino-acid sequence MINGDATSNQSPEDEIDPFLRGYNPSDLRTASEFLSNWLPFLSKGLCDHCSQSISDRVRSLHPMEYDTETDQQQHQEHEVEVSTPNHSDFSGSIGTSVNHGGCKDATTDNNDTDDTNSLGSWKDDGNATPEQIEGTSGSENTQSPQNFKPPKPRMSWADMAQEDLEAEEEEETNGQFGNFTSSQTEETGSETKTTRKPGLSREQRERIRFTNVKRKKDFICLERVNGKIVNILDGLELHCGVFSSVEQNRIVDFVYELQEKGKNKKLKDRTYTAPQKWMRGKGRVTIQFGCCYNYATDRNGNPPGILRNELVDPIPPLFKVIIKRLVKWHVLPPTCVPDSCIVNIYDEGDCIPPHIDNHDFVRPFCTVSFLSECNILFGTNLKVEGPGEFSGAIAISLPVGSVLVLNGNGADVAKHCVPAVPTKRISITFRKMDESKWPGGFVPEPDLQGLEPLSYEPGRPAPTPTGGGLNHTRSHPSNRQDFRRDDHHTRNNNSSRGLRAPQGRVYGQTRYQGQSQSQGQGQGQGPIPGNNRRKTRVEY is encoded by the exons ATGATCAACGGTGACGCTACCTCAAATCAATCACCGGAAGATGAAATTGACCCCTTCTTACGAGGTTACAACCCTAGCGATCTCCGAACTGCGTCGGAATTTCTCTCCAATTGGTTACCTTTCCTCTCTAAAGGCCTTTGCGACCACTGCTCTCAGTCCATCTCCGATCGCGTTCGATCTCTTCATCCAA TGGAGTACGATACTGAAACTGATCAACAACAACACCAAGAACACGAAGTAGAAGTTTCAACCCCAAATCATAGTGATTTTAGCGGAAGCATTGGCACTTCAGTCAACCATGGTGGTTGTAAAGATGCAACAACAGATAACAACGACACTGATGATACAAATTCCTTGGGTAGCTGGAAAGACGATGGAAACGCTACACCTGAACAAATTGAAGGAACATCAGGAAGTGAGAATACTCAATCACCACAAAACTTTAAACCCCCAAAACCACGAATGTCATGGGCTGACATGGCACAGGAGGATCTAGAagccgaggaagaagaagaaaccaATGGGCAATTTGGTAATTTCACTAGTAGCCAAACGGAAGAAACCGGGTCAGAGACAAAAACAACCCGAAAACCAGGGTTGTCAAGAGAACAAAGGGAACGTATTCGTTTCACAAATGTCAAAAGGAAGAAAGATTTTATTTGCTTAGAGAGAGTCAATGGCAAAATCGTAAATATCCTCGATGGGCTCGAGCTTCATTGTGGTGTATTCAGTTCGGTTGAACAGAATCGGATAGTTGACTTTGTTTATGAGCTTCAAGAGaaaggaaaaaataaaaaattaaaag ATCGAACGTATACCGCGCCTCAAAAATGGATGCGAGGAAAAGGCCGCGTCACTATTCAATTTGGATGTTGTTACAACTACGCAACG GATAGGAATGGGAATCCACCGGGGATATTGCGAAACGAGCTAGTGGACCCCATTCCTCCACTTTTTAAAGTGATAATAAAAAGATTAGTGAAGTGGCATGTGCTTCCTCCAACATGTGTACCCGATAGTTGCATAGTGAATATTTATGATGAAGGCGATTGTATTCCACCTCATATTGACAACCATGATTTTGTTCGCCCTTTTTGCACGGTTTCTTTTCTAAGTGAATGCAATATTTTATTTGGAACAAATTTGAAAGTTGAGGGGCCCGGGGAGTTTTCTGGTGCCATTGCAATTTCTTTACCGGTCGG ATCGGTTCTTGTGTTAAATGGGAATGGAGCTGATGTGGCGAAACATTGCGTGCCAGCTGTTCCTACTAAAAG GATTTCTATTACATTTAGAAAAATGGACGAATCAAAATGGCCAGGCGGGTTTGTTCCAGAACCGGATCTTCAAGGACTTGAACCGCTTTCATACGAACCGGGTCGACCCGCACCCACACCCACGGGTGGTGGTCTGAACCACACCAGATCACACCCTTCAAATAGACAAGATTTTAGAAGAGATGATCATCATACAAGGAACAATAATAGCTCAAGAGGATTACGGGCCCCACAGGGCCGGGTTTATGGTCAAACCAGatatcaaggtcaaagtcaaagtcaaggtcaaggtCAAGGTCAAGGTCCAATTCCTGGTAATAATAGAAGGAAGACTAGGGTAGAGTATTGA